The following coding sequences are from one Shewanella eurypsychrophilus window:
- a CDS encoding helix-turn-helix domain-containing protein, producing the protein MTSTAYCCVNDKDSHVFSKFLRHTRQNNDLSQEQLCLYLRKQSSLFYNLDTITVSRWERGVNIPSLAKQAEIVELYNQELVDIYGNDNEFLTECTKLLALPINQRKSSHPYYRSDEYVIEEINNQHPCFHLILGMILQYEDNPCLSLDDIDSNRHRLSELKISIASAFGGQVVGHCLFLETTSKEILELLNFKINLQQMTQSEVLRHSNAVLVISSAGATTQIENSLMSIYMNHFATRKYLSYLGFSVCDDVFTKKLNSAKLVPFKVQSVAKKNKKGDITSFLISRSEVMANRFLLKLAVITPSSLSEILDLSVKGK; encoded by the coding sequence ATGACCTCTACAGCTTACTGCTGCGTAAATGATAAAGATAGTCACGTGTTCTCAAAATTCTTAAGACATACTCGACAAAATAACGATCTGTCCCAGGAGCAGCTTTGTCTGTATTTAAGGAAGCAAAGCAGTCTCTTTTATAATTTGGATACGATCACTGTTAGTCGCTGGGAAAGGGGAGTTAATATTCCTTCGCTGGCGAAACAGGCTGAAATTGTTGAACTATATAACCAAGAGTTAGTGGACATATATGGTAATGACAATGAGTTTTTAACCGAGTGCACTAAGCTATTGGCATTACCGATAAACCAACGTAAATCCTCTCACCCTTATTACAGGAGTGATGAGTACGTGATTGAAGAGATAAACAACCAGCACCCTTGCTTTCATCTGATCTTAGGGATGATTTTGCAATACGAGGACAACCCTTGTTTATCTTTAGATGACATAGACAGCAATCGACACAGGCTTAGTGAATTAAAAATAAGTATCGCAAGTGCGTTTGGTGGTCAGGTCGTTGGCCATTGTCTATTCCTTGAGACAACATCGAAGGAGATACTTGAGTTACTGAACTTTAAAATTAATCTACAACAGATGACTCAAAGTGAAGTGTTAAGACACTCGAATGCTGTGTTGGTTATCTCTTCCGCTGGTGCAACAACTCAAATTGAAAATAGCCTTATGTCGATTTACATGAATCACTTTGCAACCCGTAAGTACCTCAGTTATTTAGGTTTCAGTGTGTGTGATGATGTATTCACCAAAAAACTAAATAGCGCCAAATTGGTGCCATTTAAAGTGCAGTCTGTAGCTAAAAAAAACAAAAAAGGTGATATCACCTCATTCTTGATTAGTCGTTCAGAAGTAATGGCAAATCGTTTTTTATTAAAGCTAGCAGTGATCACACCTTCGAGTCTGAGTGAAATACTCGATCTTAGTGTTAAAGGAAAATAA
- a CDS encoding EAL domain-containing response regulator, whose product MNILIIDDQRFIRETIKSDFETLIDNHPLAFSEANCGNQAIELLKQSENASPALFDLVIADLKMDNGDGLAVINHMATCKACCEIPLAVVSSSDVRTLELIGNITESFNLNLVGVFQKPVDIGHLFTLLTALKYKAPKPRKPIDTDVLSHEHIANLLNQDNLILCYQPKIDIVSQSIVGFEALSRLCIQGDGFIYPDRFIPLINKAGLNCQFSELVLEQALTQWALCPQLQQFSLSVNISAEDLLSEAFVNYVIDKKHHLPNIRLILELTESQETIDQDLALRSIAKLIINDISISLDDFGKSYSTFERLDNIPFDEIKIDKDFISDMDRNPKHLAIVESTIALAKKLKVKVVAEGVETLSVLKLLKNLGCEVAQGYYFSPPIEGRYVNSWVENYNYR is encoded by the coding sequence ATGAATATTCTTATTATCGATGACCAACGCTTTATACGTGAAACAATTAAAAGTGATTTTGAAACCTTAATTGATAATCACCCATTAGCGTTTTCAGAAGCGAACTGTGGTAATCAAGCTATTGAGCTCTTAAAACAGAGTGAAAACGCTTCACCTGCATTGTTTGATTTAGTCATTGCGGATCTTAAAATGGATAATGGCGACGGGCTTGCCGTTATTAATCATATGGCTACCTGTAAGGCCTGCTGTGAGATCCCATTAGCAGTGGTGAGCAGTTCTGATGTGAGAACCTTAGAATTGATCGGTAATATTACTGAAAGTTTTAACCTTAACTTAGTCGGCGTATTTCAAAAGCCTGTCGACATTGGCCATCTATTTACCTTGTTAACAGCGCTTAAATACAAGGCGCCAAAACCAAGGAAGCCTATCGATACTGACGTTTTGAGCCATGAACACATCGCTAATTTATTGAATCAAGATAATCTCATTCTCTGCTACCAGCCCAAAATTGATATTGTTAGCCAGTCAATTGTCGGTTTCGAAGCCTTGTCCAGATTGTGTATTCAAGGAGATGGATTTATCTATCCTGATAGGTTTATTCCGTTGATTAATAAAGCTGGACTCAATTGTCAGTTTTCAGAGTTGGTGTTAGAGCAGGCATTGACACAATGGGCGCTTTGTCCGCAACTGCAACAGTTTTCATTATCGGTCAATATCAGCGCTGAAGACCTGCTTTCTGAAGCGTTCGTCAATTACGTCATAGATAAAAAACATCACCTCCCCAACATTCGGTTGATATTAGAATTAACCGAATCACAAGAAACCATAGATCAAGATCTGGCGTTGAGGTCTATTGCTAAGTTGATCATCAACGATATCTCTATCTCTTTAGATGATTTCGGCAAAAGTTATTCAACCTTCGAACGTCTAGATAATATTCCATTCGATGAAATAAAAATCGATAAGGATTTTATTTCGGATATGGACAGAAATCCAAAACATTTAGCCATTGTCGAATCAACTATCGCCTTAGCGAAAAAGCTCAAAGTGAAGGTTGTCGCCGAAGGTGTAGAAACCTTGAGTGTACTTAAGTTATTGAAAAATTTAGGTTGTGAAGTTGCCCAAGGATATTATTTTAGTCCCCCAATTGAAGGACGTTATGTCAACTCCTGGGTTGAAAACTACAACTATAGGTAG
- a CDS encoding efflux transporter outer membrane subunit has translation MYKAQIQLSTHRLTQIAVSVGLSLLLTSCAMGPDYQRPALELPTQFDSELVQDSNNNVGLSKWKAFYLDPNLQVLISHALAQNLDLEAVRSRLIAARSKVTVTDAALYPVLGLDAGAERSIDSGITSSNPDHGNEFTLEGTVSWELDIWGANRRRSEAEYAHFLSAQDALNLAVISLISDVASRYYEWIDIEQRYQISLNTVELRQKERDLARLRKQNGVISGLQVRQAEVEYQSAKVTLPDLDFERQEKANQLKILLGEFDYPLEIKTEAELKAQSQLFPNSFSVGIPSQMLSQRPDVKAAEQALIAVNANVGVAKTAFFPSFTIKGSYGTETDDLSSIFDSQGVTWSLLGGITAPIFNAGSISAQYQIAQQESKQAQLSYRSTVLRAYFEVNNAMNSFRRSELAIDAQQELVVASKEYTRLATLRYRNGVSSSLDLMDAQRSLFSAQLTLSQVKRDRLLSMITLYRSVGGGVLTQQELLDVHQTSAETQASPASMIETGSE, from the coding sequence ATGTATAAGGCTCAAATACAATTATCCACTCATAGATTGACACAGATAGCGGTATCAGTGGGTTTAAGCTTGTTATTGACTAGCTGCGCTATGGGCCCAGATTATCAAAGGCCGGCACTTGAACTGCCCACTCAATTTGATAGTGAACTGGTTCAAGACTCAAATAACAATGTGGGTTTATCCAAATGGAAAGCGTTTTATTTAGACCCTAACCTGCAAGTGCTTATTTCCCATGCTTTAGCACAGAACTTAGATCTGGAGGCTGTACGCTCACGTCTAATCGCAGCTCGCTCTAAAGTCACGGTAACAGATGCTGCGTTATATCCAGTCTTAGGCCTTGATGCTGGGGCAGAGCGTTCAATTGACAGTGGGATCACCAGCAGCAACCCAGATCATGGCAATGAATTTACCCTCGAGGGCACAGTATCTTGGGAACTGGATATTTGGGGCGCTAATCGGCGCAGAAGTGAAGCTGAATATGCGCACTTTTTGTCGGCACAAGACGCGTTAAATCTCGCAGTGATCAGTCTTATTAGTGATGTTGCCAGCCGCTATTATGAGTGGATAGATATTGAGCAGCGCTATCAAATATCGCTTAACACCGTCGAACTGCGACAAAAAGAGCGCGATCTGGCCAGATTACGTAAGCAGAATGGGGTTATTTCAGGTTTACAGGTTCGACAGGCTGAAGTTGAATATCAAAGTGCAAAAGTGACCTTGCCGGATTTAGACTTTGAGCGTCAAGAAAAAGCCAATCAACTGAAGATCTTACTCGGTGAGTTTGATTATCCTCTAGAGATTAAAACTGAAGCCGAGCTCAAAGCACAGAGCCAGTTATTTCCCAATAGCTTCAGTGTGGGAATTCCCTCGCAGATGCTGTCACAGCGACCCGATGTCAAGGCAGCAGAGCAAGCTTTGATCGCGGTGAATGCCAATGTAGGTGTGGCGAAAACGGCCTTCTTCCCATCGTTTACCATCAAAGGTAGCTATGGCACTGAAACCGATGACTTGAGTAGTATCTTTGACAGCCAAGGTGTGACCTGGTCTTTGCTTGGTGGTATTACGGCGCCAATATTTAATGCGGGGAGTATCTCTGCTCAATATCAGATAGCACAACAAGAATCTAAGCAGGCTCAATTATCCTATCGCAGTACAGTGCTGCGAGCATACTTTGAAGTCAATAATGCCATGAATAGCTTTCGGCGTTCAGAGCTGGCTATTGACGCCCAGCAAGAGTTGGTCGTGGCATCTAAAGAGTATACCCGCTTAGCGACGCTCAGATACCGTAATGGCGTGTCAAGCTCACTGGATCTCATGGATGCTCAACGAAGTTTGTTTAGTGCACAATTGACATTAAGCCAAGTTAAACGAGACAGGCTACTTTCTATGATCACCCTTTATCGCTCGGTAGGGGGAGGCGTACTGACTCAGCAGGAGTTACTCGACGTTCATCAGACGAGTGCAGAAACTCAGGCGTCACCAGCTTCAATGATTGAGACTGGTAGTGAGTAA
- a CDS encoding hybrid sensor histidine kinase/response regulator, protein MRSNSSALLSCITGFLTTVLVIFILLNHSYNEFEDDYKRKADLLFNSTYDMLLQHKIMLNALRSLFNASAIVTPEEFNIFSEELLKIKSAVAFTLDGQNQLKYVSDPVFRTDILKGEFKESSDEVLYEIEGYSSVIVRIDEPNMPYLVYAISHKRVQQRLNNHKGVCAQLTLNNTRFQNDYCTKAQASWASALFYYRGSNVVKIPEYHQEYMLDVWYVAPSREAYEVGLLVLLIAAMGFSLSTLMYLKVRNHLRLAQLTIETNSKLALLSSINHEIRTPINAVLGYSQMLKDSDYCDVTGRNTLDKIIWSANLLNSVAENTLNFTKAEAGHLTLDNSEVNLFNELHSIDDYYKAFSQTHEKRLIMTIHGKVPVLIGLDKTKFFQLTTNFINNAFKYSSGREVLFDISLKCVAGQHFVRVGIKDFGKGMSLESKKAITQPFNTDPNVKTSSQSGIGIGLYTCKKVIEDVGGSIRIRSQENRGTLILFRFPYKPISGVPNGLAPIATVSLSDENKSIHLNPESRTNESLLLVDDNRFNLEVCGNILEKKGFNVTSMLDGEAALAEFYVSQPEIVIMDYRLDNSDGVTMIGKMQKLQTSQVHYFILSANDKSEILNADRYPDITYLQKPLDIELFMQLLDLKKKLG, encoded by the coding sequence GTGAGATCTAATTCGTCGGCGTTATTAAGTTGTATTACCGGTTTTTTGACGACTGTTTTAGTCATCTTTATTTTACTCAATCATTCATATAATGAGTTCGAAGATGACTATAAACGGAAAGCTGATCTACTGTTTAACTCCACATATGACATGCTGTTACAGCATAAAATCATGCTTAATGCGCTACGTTCATTGTTTAACGCATCGGCCATAGTGACACCAGAAGAGTTTAATATATTTTCCGAAGAGCTACTAAAAATAAAATCCGCCGTAGCGTTTACATTGGATGGTCAAAATCAGCTGAAATATGTGTCAGATCCTGTTTTTAGAACAGATATTTTGAAAGGAGAGTTTAAGGAAAGTAGCGATGAGGTCCTGTACGAGATTGAAGGGTATTCGAGCGTTATAGTACGCATTGATGAGCCCAATATGCCTTACCTGGTGTATGCCATCTCACACAAAAGAGTGCAACAAAGGTTAAATAATCATAAAGGTGTCTGCGCACAGCTTACACTCAATAATACACGCTTTCAAAATGACTATTGTACCAAGGCACAAGCTAGCTGGGCATCTGCTCTATTTTATTATCGTGGCTCCAATGTAGTCAAAATTCCAGAATACCACCAAGAATATATGCTTGATGTTTGGTATGTTGCTCCATCCCGAGAAGCGTATGAAGTTGGCTTACTGGTGCTACTGATAGCGGCCATGGGCTTTAGTCTCTCAACCTTGATGTATTTAAAAGTGCGCAACCATCTTAGGCTTGCGCAGTTAACAATTGAGACAAACTCTAAACTTGCATTGTTATCGAGCATAAACCATGAGATCCGCACGCCTATCAATGCAGTGCTTGGTTACAGTCAAATGCTAAAAGACAGTGATTATTGTGATGTAACCGGAAGAAACACCTTAGATAAGATTATCTGGTCTGCAAATCTGCTCAACAGTGTGGCAGAAAATACGCTTAATTTTACAAAAGCGGAAGCTGGGCATCTCACATTAGATAACAGTGAAGTTAATCTTTTCAACGAACTGCATTCTATCGATGACTATTACAAAGCCTTTAGTCAAACCCACGAAAAACGATTGATTATGACTATTCATGGAAAAGTTCCTGTACTGATTGGGCTAGATAAAACCAAGTTTTTCCAGCTAACCACCAATTTTATCAACAATGCATTCAAGTACAGTAGCGGGCGTGAAGTCCTGTTTGATATCAGTTTAAAATGTGTGGCCGGACAGCATTTTGTTCGGGTAGGGATTAAAGATTTTGGCAAGGGGATGTCTCTTGAGTCTAAAAAGGCGATCACTCAGCCTTTTAATACCGATCCTAATGTAAAAACTAGCTCACAGTCAGGTATCGGTATCGGTCTGTATACCTGTAAAAAGGTAATAGAAGACGTCGGCGGTAGTATTCGTATCCGTAGCCAGGAAAACCGGGGCACACTCATCTTGTTTCGATTTCCTTATAAACCAATATCTGGAGTGCCAAATGGGCTAGCGCCAATTGCAACCGTCTCTTTGAGTGATGAAAACAAAAGTATTCATTTAAACCCTGAAAGTAGGACCAATGAATCATTATTACTGGTTGATGATAATCGATTTAATTTAGAAGTATGTGGCAATATTCTTGAAAAAAAAGGCTTTAACGTCACTTCAATGCTAGATGGAGAAGCGGCACTAGCCGAATTCTATGTATCTCAACCTGAAATTGTGATCATGGATTATAGACTCGATAACAGTGATGGAGTCACCATGATAGGTAAGATGCAAAAATTACAAACCAGTCAGGTTCACTACTTCATATTATCGGCCAATGATAAGAGTGAGATCCTTAATGCAGATAGGTACCCAGATATCACCTATCTACAAAAGCCACTCGATATTGAGCTATTTATGCAGCTATTGGATTTGAAGAAAAAACTTGGCTGA
- a CDS encoding efflux RND transporter periplasmic adaptor subunit produces MANIFTPTRLTLAIIIAAATLSGCEKPTPKITPKMVVVEQVNTATVPLYGNYIGVTKASLDVEVRARVNGFVEDKSFIEGSAVKSGAVLYRIDNRPYLAVVNRLKANVESQQSVLDKSRRDVERLKPLYEQDAASQLDFDNALSLLSQARSSLAASKAELEEAELELSYTEIRSPISGLVSRSEVDIGALVGSSGQSLLTRVKQVDPIYVTFNMSALDYLNARRRMTSYSDKKEAEAEGKAVEGFVSITLPDNSEYRYLGDVRFTDPSVNPETGTFQVRAELPNPDKELLPGQYTNVRIKLNEVRNAIVIPHKATQVEQGGVYVMVVLPNNKVERRFIVIEHQGKMGVVVKSGLKAGELVITEGMHRVRHGQLAEPLTAEQYLKKDDIKQKEQALKQQALEQEQEQK; encoded by the coding sequence ATGGCAAACATCTTCACACCGACCAGACTCACATTAGCAATAATCATTGCAGCAGCAACCTTGTCTGGCTGTGAAAAGCCTACACCTAAGATAACGCCTAAGATGGTAGTGGTTGAGCAAGTCAATACCGCCACAGTGCCACTCTATGGTAACTACATCGGTGTGACTAAAGCTTCGCTCGATGTTGAAGTTAGGGCCCGTGTTAATGGTTTCGTAGAAGATAAGAGCTTTATTGAGGGCAGTGCGGTTAAATCTGGCGCTGTATTATATCGTATCGATAACCGCCCATACTTAGCCGTTGTGAATAGGCTTAAAGCCAATGTCGAATCTCAGCAATCTGTGTTGGATAAATCCAGACGCGATGTTGAAAGACTAAAACCCCTTTATGAGCAAGATGCTGCCAGCCAACTTGATTTTGATAATGCCCTGTCTCTCTTATCCCAAGCAAGATCGAGTCTGGCTGCGAGTAAGGCTGAGCTTGAGGAGGCTGAGCTTGAATTAAGCTATACAGAGATCCGCTCGCCAATATCTGGGTTAGTCAGCCGCTCTGAAGTCGATATTGGTGCTTTAGTCGGTAGCAGTGGCCAGTCATTATTGACCCGAGTGAAACAGGTAGATCCCATTTATGTCACGTTTAATATGTCCGCCCTGGATTATCTTAATGCCCGTAGACGTATGACGAGCTACTCAGATAAGAAAGAAGCTGAGGCAGAAGGTAAGGCCGTCGAAGGCTTTGTTAGCATCACATTACCCGACAATAGCGAATACCGTTATCTGGGTGATGTACGCTTTACCGATCCATCCGTTAACCCTGAAACGGGGACATTTCAGGTTAGAGCTGAACTACCAAATCCTGATAAAGAATTACTTCCAGGTCAGTATACCAATGTTCGCATTAAGCTCAATGAAGTCAGAAACGCCATAGTCATACCCCATAAAGCCACTCAGGTGGAACAGGGCGGGGTGTATGTGATGGTTGTATTACCCAATAATAAAGTCGAACGCCGTTTCATTGTGATTGAACATCAGGGCAAGATGGGCGTTGTGGTTAAGAGTGGCTTAAAGGCGGGAGAATTAGTCATCACAGAGGGCATGCACAGAGTTCGTCATGGTCAGCTTGCAGAGCCATTAACCGCAGAGCAGTATTTGAAAAAAGATGATATAAAGCAAAAAGAGCAGGCACTTAAACAACAGGCATTAGAGCAAGAACAGGAGCAAAAATAA
- a CDS encoding tRNA-uridine aminocarboxypropyltransferase: protein MSLPQHAVHKLYQYRKAISSKPFTARGKNIVRCDLCLLAATYCTCAHRQLVQSNNSFLLIMYDDEVLKPSNSGRLIADLIPDTHAYIWSRTHANRKMLELIKDPAYQPFLIFPSEYANPDQPVVNQVPASNTLAGKRPLFIMLDGSWREAIKMFRKSPYLHHLPMLSFSPDSIAKYGLRKGSRDFQLGTAEVASLALAVSGEQSNSEALNAWFDLFIESSLFSRSRHSAKNLTPLDSLQQAFKLTVNR, encoded by the coding sequence ATGAGTTTACCTCAACACGCAGTTCATAAGCTGTATCAATACCGTAAAGCCATCTCTTCAAAGCCATTTACTGCCCGCGGTAAAAATATTGTTCGCTGTGACTTATGTTTGCTGGCCGCAACGTATTGTACCTGTGCACATCGTCAACTCGTTCAATCCAATAATTCTTTTTTACTGATCATGTATGATGATGAAGTATTAAAACCCAGCAACAGTGGACGATTAATCGCCGATCTTATTCCGGATACTCACGCATATATCTGGTCCCGCACTCACGCTAATCGAAAGATGCTTGAACTGATCAAAGATCCCGCTTATCAGCCGTTCTTAATTTTTCCAAGTGAGTATGCAAATCCTGATCAGCCTGTGGTGAATCAAGTGCCTGCCAGTAACACTTTGGCTGGTAAGAGACCTCTGTTTATCATGCTTGATGGTAGCTGGCGCGAAGCCATTAAGATGTTCCGTAAAAGCCCTTATTTACATCATCTGCCGATGTTATCTTTTTCTCCAGACTCCATCGCAAAGTATGGCTTAAGAAAAGGAAGCCGCGATTTTCAACTAGGCACAGCCGAAGTGGCCTCGCTTGCATTGGCGGTTTCGGGAGAACAAAGCAACTCCGAAGCACTTAATGCCTGGTTTGACCTGTTTATAGAATCCTCTCTGTTTAGCCGTAGCCGCCACAGTGCGAAAAATCTAACGCCTTTAGACTCTTTACAGCAAGCATTCAAATTAACAGTAAACAGATGA
- a CDS encoding efflux RND transporter permease subunit, with the protein MAQFFVNRPVYACVISIVIVLLGLIAMFKLPIDQYPYITPPQVKVSASYPGATSTTAAESVATPLEQELNGLPNMIYMSSKSTNSGSANVTITFDVGTNPDLAAVDVQNSTQQANGSLPIDVQTEGVSVSKEASVELLKIALTSSDERYDEIYLSNYGTINIESALKRIPGVGRVRNTGSRSYSMRVWLKPDTMAGYGLTTADVISAIKAQNNESPAGSIGSQPNSESLSMTLPITAAGRMSSVPQFNEIIVRANTDGSIIRLRDIAKIELGSSAYTLQSQLNGANATILQVYLLPGSNALEVTKNVKNEMAKLANKFPQGMNWEVFFDASVFIENSIDEVVKTLVEALILVILVVYLFLQNIRATLIPAIAVPVSLIGTLAAMLAFGFTINTVSLLALVLAIGIVVDDAIVVVENVERLMNENGLSPVEATRTAMKELSGALVATSLVLAAVFVPVSFLSGITGIMYREFAVAITVAVLISTIVALTLSPALCALLLKPGDKPTSGFFKWMNDKLDTSTSKYVALVALTTKHAKRSYLLFALMVGGVYMIMSSLPSSFMPDEDQGRFFIDMTLPNGATVNRSQAVLKKAEAHVLANPAVAYSFTLAGENRRSGSNQANGQFEIILKPWAERVDTDATVQKVMKQINASLQGILEAEFNLYLPSAVPGLGNGSGVEMELQDTSGTNFKGLMETADELVEKLKLQPEIATAGLSLQSAIPQLHLTVDEAKAMAIGVNVADIYSTIKTFTDSSTVNDFNLFGRVYRVKVQAEETYRQFPEQIKDYYVRSATGAMVPIGVLAKYDYSVGPASVTHYNLFTSASINATPAQGYASGDVIKAIERVAKPMLPNEFSYEWTGITYQEVQSANQTSIAVTLAMVFVFLFLAALYESWTIPIAVLLIAPIAMLGAALGTWASGMESNLFFQVAFIALIGMAAKNSILIVEFANQLHKSGKSRVDAALEAANMRFRPILMTSMAFILGVLPLVLSVGPGAVSRQSISIPILCGMIFATTIGIVMVPLFFVTTAGWLKSKVTTSQSNNTTIEGADNV; encoded by the coding sequence ATGGCCCAGTTCTTTGTTAACCGTCCGGTATATGCTTGTGTGATCTCAATAGTGATCGTTTTGCTTGGCCTTATTGCCATGTTTAAACTGCCTATCGATCAATACCCGTATATTACGCCGCCGCAGGTTAAAGTTTCAGCCTCATACCCTGGAGCGACATCGACCACAGCGGCAGAGTCGGTGGCCACGCCACTTGAGCAAGAGTTAAATGGCTTGCCTAACATGATCTACATGAGCTCGAAGAGCACTAACTCTGGCAGCGCAAATGTCACGATTACATTCGATGTAGGCACCAATCCCGATCTCGCCGCTGTCGATGTACAAAACTCCACACAGCAAGCGAACGGCAGTCTACCCATAGATGTTCAAACTGAAGGGGTATCAGTATCCAAAGAAGCCTCGGTTGAACTGCTTAAAATAGCCTTGACCTCCAGTGATGAACGTTACGATGAGATCTATCTCAGTAACTATGGCACCATCAATATCGAGTCTGCTCTGAAGCGTATTCCGGGTGTTGGCCGAGTGCGTAACACAGGATCGCGTAGCTATTCGATGCGAGTCTGGTTAAAGCCCGACACCATGGCGGGATATGGATTAACTACAGCTGATGTGATCAGTGCCATCAAGGCGCAAAATAATGAATCCCCAGCAGGTTCTATTGGTTCACAGCCTAACAGTGAATCACTTAGTATGACCTTGCCTATCACCGCAGCAGGTCGCATGAGCAGTGTGCCACAATTTAATGAGATCATCGTTCGAGCCAATACAGATGGTTCAATCATTCGCCTGCGTGATATAGCCAAAATCGAGTTAGGCTCATCGGCTTACACTTTACAATCCCAGCTCAACGGGGCTAACGCGACCATCTTGCAGGTGTATTTGTTACCGGGTTCAAACGCCTTAGAAGTGACAAAGAATGTCAAGAATGAGATGGCTAAACTTGCCAATAAGTTTCCGCAAGGTATGAACTGGGAAGTCTTTTTTGATGCCTCGGTATTTATCGAAAACTCTATCGATGAGGTGGTCAAGACCCTGGTTGAAGCACTCATTCTGGTTATATTAGTGGTGTACCTGTTTTTACAGAATATCCGTGCGACGTTAATTCCGGCCATTGCTGTCCCTGTCTCGTTAATTGGTACCTTAGCCGCCATGCTCGCATTTGGCTTTACCATCAACACAGTGAGTTTACTTGCGCTGGTATTGGCCATCGGCATTGTGGTAGATGACGCCATCGTGGTGGTTGAGAACGTAGAGCGCTTGATGAATGAGAATGGTTTGTCCCCGGTAGAAGCCACCAGAACAGCGATGAAAGAGCTCTCAGGCGCGCTGGTTGCCACAAGCCTAGTCTTAGCAGCAGTGTTTGTACCTGTGTCCTTCTTGTCTGGCATCACCGGCATCATGTATCGAGAGTTTGCCGTAGCAATAACCGTCGCCGTGCTTATTTCAACCATTGTAGCCTTGACCCTCTCGCCCGCTTTATGTGCCTTATTGCTCAAACCCGGCGACAAACCTACATCGGGATTCTTTAAATGGATGAACGATAAGCTCGACACCAGCACCAGCAAATATGTTGCCCTGGTTGCGCTCACGACTAAACATGCAAAGCGCAGCTATCTGCTGTTTGCGCTGATGGTTGGCGGCGTTTATATGATCATGTCGAGTTTACCGTCGAGCTTTATGCCAGATGAAGATCAAGGTCGATTCTTTATCGACATGACTCTGCCCAATGGCGCGACGGTGAACCGCTCACAAGCTGTATTGAAAAAAGCTGAAGCGCATGTGCTAGCCAACCCCGCCGTTGCTTACTCCTTTACTCTAGCGGGTGAGAATAGACGCTCGGGCTCTAATCAGGCTAATGGCCAATTTGAGATCATTCTTAAACCTTGGGCTGAGCGTGTAGATACTGATGCAACGGTGCAAAAGGTGATGAAACAGATTAATGCATCACTACAAGGAATTTTGGAAGCCGAATTCAACCTCTATTTACCCTCAGCGGTGCCAGGGCTTGGTAATGGCTCTGGGGTAGAGATGGAGCTACAAGATACCTCAGGGACTAACTTTAAAGGCCTGATGGAAACGGCAGATGAGTTAGTCGAAAAACTAAAGCTTCAACCAGAAATAGCCACGGCAGGACTGTCGTTACAAAGTGCAATTCCACAGCTTCACCTAACGGTAGATGAGGCAAAGGCCATGGCCATTGGCGTTAATGTTGCGGATATCTACAGCACGATTAAAACCTTTACCGACTCATCGACGGTCAATGACTTTAACTTGTTTGGCCGCGTGTACCGGGTAAAAGTACAGGCAGAAGAGACCTATCGACAGTTTCCAGAACAAATAAAAGACTATTATGTTCGCTCGGCAACTGGGGCTATGGTGCCCATTGGTGTACTCGCTAAGTATGATTACTCGGTGGGGCCTGCGTCCGTGACACACTATAACCTGTTTACCAGTGCCTCAATCAATGCAACGCCAGCACAAGGTTATGCGTCCGGTGATGTGATTAAAGCCATCGAGCGTGTGGCTAAACCCATGCTGCCTAATGAATTTAGTTACGAGTGGACGGGTATTACTTATCAAGAGGTGCAATCGGCGAATCAAACAAGCATTGCAGTTACGCTGGCTATGGTGTTTGTGTTTCTGTTTCTGGCGGCGCTTTATGAGAGTTGGACCATTCCTATTGCGGTGTTACTTATCGCCCCAATCGCCATGCTCGGCGCTGCGCTTGGGACTTGGGCTAGTGGCATGGAAAGTAATCTGTTCTTCCAGGTCGCTTTTATCGCGCTTATCGGTATGGCGGCTAAAAACTCCATCTTAATCGTCGAATTTGCTAATCAGTTGCATAAATCCGGTAAGAGCCGAGTCGATGCAGCACTTGAAGCGGCCAATATGCGTTTCAGACCTATCTTGATGACCTCTATGGCCTTCATTCTGGGCGTATTGCCTTTGGTGCTGTCAGTCGGTCCTGGTGCCGTGAGTAGGCAGAGTATCTCAATCCCTATCTTGTGTGGGATGATATTTGCCACCACGATCGGCATTGTCATGGTGCCGCTATTTTTTGTCACCACGGCGGGATGGCTTAAATCTAAAGTGACAACAAGCCAATCTAACAACACGACTATCGAGGGGGCTGATAATGTATAA